A window from Equus caballus isolate H_3958 breed thoroughbred chromosome 8, TB-T2T, whole genome shotgun sequence encodes these proteins:
- the LOC102150325 gene encoding homeobox protein unc-4 homolog isoform X2 — protein sequence MPGRMKGKAGEWVAGGAPRAQRRPTAEVPGLSRKGPSAHIPPARPPAPEGRRRRPAQRDPAGPAPSAAAHSALPGASPGSPASYLCRTGLLSTHFAIQFQAGDFAAELKLLISVTSFFLSCDLDE from the exons ATGCCGGGCCGGATGAAGGGAAAGGCCGGGGAGTGGGTAGCCGGGGGTGCACCGAGAGCGCAGAGGCGACCGACGGCGGAGGTTCCAG GGCTGAGcagaaagggaccctctgcccACATCCCGCCCGCGCGCCCACCAGCCCCGgagggccgccgccgccgcccggctcAGAGGGATCCCGCCGGACCTGCCCCTTCCGCTGCGGCTCACTCTGCCCTGCCTGGCGCCAGTCCTGGATCGCCGGCTTCCTACTTATGCCGGACTGGGCTCCTCTCGACTCACTTTGCCATCCAGTTCCAG GCTGGCGACTTCGCTGCTGAGCTGAAACTGCTAATTTCTGTGACCAGCTTTTTTCTTAGCTGTGATCTGGATGAATGA
- the LOC102150325 gene encoding uncharacterized protein isoform X1 → MPGRMKGKAGEWVAGGAPRAQRRPTAEVPGQLVPEALLFAVGPVLGGLSRKGPSAHIPPARPPAPEGRRRRPAQRDPAGPAPSAAAHSALPGASPGSPASYLCRTGLLSTHFAIQFQAGDFAAELKLLISVTSFFLSCDLDE, encoded by the exons ATGCCGGGCCGGATGAAGGGAAAGGCCGGGGAGTGGGTAGCCGGGGGTGCACCGAGAGCGCAGAGGCGACCGACGGCGGAGGTTCCAGGTCAACTTGTGCCCGAAGCTTTGCTTTTCGCAGTTGGTCCAGTTTTGGGGG GGCTGAGcagaaagggaccctctgcccACATCCCGCCCGCGCGCCCACCAGCCCCGgagggccgccgccgccgcccggctcAGAGGGATCCCGCCGGACCTGCCCCTTCCGCTGCGGCTCACTCTGCCCTGCCTGGCGCCAGTCCTGGATCGCCGGCTTCCTACTTATGCCGGACTGGGCTCCTCTCGACTCACTTTGCCATCCAGTTCCAG GCTGGCGACTTCGCTGCTGAGCTGAAACTGCTAATTTCTGTGACCAGCTTTTTTCTTAGCTGTGATCTGGATGAATGA